TTAATTGCATCGATGATTTACTGTGATTAAGTTTCAAATACAATTAACTAGCCTTTTCGGTCAAAGACCTCTATGaggaaatatatataacatcttCGTGTTGACGAAAAGAGACCAGTCTTTCCTGTCAACAAACTCCATATATTAAAGAGAAATTTCATGATCAGTTTTTGTTGTCTTTATTTATATACTTGATTATGTTTGACTTGATAAACAAATGTCTTGCTGTtccttacaaaaaaaatatatgactaGATGTCCCTTAAGCCAAAAAAACATACTCCTTCCatatacaaaactaaaattttttagaatttattattgttccataaaaatagattttttatagtttaaggtatttttgtatacttttgaaaaatattaatggtgaatatttgaattgattaaattttattggtgaatagttattggaaaatgtattaaaagataaattgtaaattaaattgtaaatatttattatatttttaataaacgtTGAAAACTCTAGATACGGAGGAATTATAAGACATTTGACATAAATGTTCATACATGTTGTTGTTACATGCACATATGACCAGAAGTCCATAGCAATCTCGAAAAACGTGGTTAATAAGACTAACCAGATACTGTAATTAATTGTAGGTTGAAACGTCATGAATTTAcattaaattaatagattttttttttggcaacacattaaattaatagattaagTGTATCGAAGTccccaaaataaaaaaacgttTCGGCGTAATAATAACTTTTCACGCCTAGATACACATAAATATGTACACGCCTAGAAATATATCCTGATACATCTTTTAGTTTTAAACGTTTTAAGAGAGAAAATGAtgaagacgatgatgatgatggcaaTGATGATGGGAGTTGCGATGGGAGATATTGTAGATAAGACATGCAAACAGACACCTGACTACAGTctttgtctctctctccttcGCTCCGATCCACGTAGTTCCTCCGCCGACACCGTCGGCCTTGGTCTCATTCTCGTCGACAAGATCAAGGTCTCTCTCTTACATGAACTAATTTTTGACATCAGATAATATATTCGAATATAAGGTGGTTGATTTTGTAACATTTAAAGTTAAACGTACGTGTGATTGttacaaaacaataaaaaaattccttCGAGGTTCATATTATGTAAAGACTTCATCTGTTCAATGTAGGCTCTAGGGACTGAAACTCTTGGGCAGATCAACATGGCGTACAAAACAAAACCCATGCTCAAAAAACCACTGGATGAATGTAATCTGAGATACAAGACGATCGTAGACGTTGACGTCCACACAGCCATTATAGCTATCAGAGGAAACCCTAAGTTTGCGGAGGGTGCAATTGTTGACGCCGGCGTTGAAGCCTCCGTCTGCGAAGGAGGGTTTCCCAAAGGCCAATCTCCAATAACCGGTTTGACCCAGAAAATGAACAAGATCTGCGATGTAACCAGAGCCATCGTCCGCATGTTGCTCTGAATAATAATGTTTCTTGTAACTGTTACCTTATTGAAATTAAGCTGATATAAAACCATCGATCCATACCTATTTAAACCGGATGAGTAGAGTTAATTTTAAGTTATATTAAGCCGGTTGTACCTTTCGTAAATGATTGAACCGGTTATCAAATACGGGCAAAAATGGGCACGAACTTTCTGGAACCTAATCACGGGATATACCAATATTCACGAGCCAGATAACGACTGACGAGAGAAAGCcccataatatatatttttttctctcataCAAGTACAtaaaacaaatgtattttgaaattatatggTCGACGTCGGGATAGTGTAGATTATGTATAATGGTATTTTTGTCCCATATGGACCGACTCACATAGGAGCTATTCACCAAGACCACACATAGCATCTTTCCCTTTGTTTTTGTGCCAACAAGCCAAAAGGATAAAGTGTTGCGAACAAAAAGTAAAGAGCAGACACATATCCATGTTTACATATTAGACAATTAGGTAGTGCTCATCAATCAATACACATACACTAGAACTCAAAatgaagtttaaaaaaaaaatgaattttgtatttgaaaaatgaAGTTTATACTCGAAAATACTCAGAGCTGCTTGTATAtgatttttctattaaaaatcgTTGTTGATCACGAAGCTTCGTCACATATGgaattataaatatgtatacctaattaataatcattagtcttttttataagaaaaatcatTAATCTATCTAAAGTTAAAACATGTCTTGGTGAATAAAAGAACATAAGTTTAGTAACATAAAAAACCATATAAGTCTACAAACAGCTAGCTAAAAGCACTCACAACAACACACACCTCCTATTCTATTTGCACATCAACTTTCTTCTTACACAACTCGGACAATGAAAAACTCCTCCGCCGTCACATCACCACTGTCTCTCtccctcttcctcctcttcctcctacCGTTTCTAGCTCAATCCTCCGATGATCTGATCGACACGATCTGCAAAGCGACACCATTCTTTGACCTCTGTGAAGCTTCTCTCCGCCCTCTCTCTCCCTCACCTCCCGATACCAAGTCTATAGCTTCCGCAATGGCCAACGTTGTGCTCGGAAACATGACCGATACCTTAGGATATATTCAATCACTCATCAGACATTCTCAAGATCCGGCCGCGGAACGAGCGCTGGCTCAGTGCGCCGAGGTGTACCGGCCGGTGGTCCGGTTCAACATTCCTCAGGCCATCGAAGCAATGGGGCGAGGGGAGTTCGGATTCGCGATGTATGTCCTCGGAGACGCCCAGAAACAGTCTGATTCTTGTCAGAAATGGATCAATAGTGCCGGCGCCGACGATGAAAGCTCGGTACCTCTTACGGCTAGAAACAAGCTGGTTAAGAATCTTTGTGACGTGGCGATATCTGTGATTAAGTCTCTAATGAATGGTCGTTAAGAATCTTTGTGTCTGttgaaaataataatcatatatatacatatatttgtaAACATTGACACGAGCTAATTTTCTATTACAAGTTCGGAAGAATCCTGCTGGAATAATGATATTAACTACTTGGAAAAGGAAAGGAAAAAGTAAGAGAAGTACTCATCGACAAAATGACATATGCAGTTTTTGGATGGAAAGCAACAAATGTAATCCAATGTGTTTGACGATGGTTTAGTATGAATATGGTTTTAATTATTTCCTGTTAAACTTAGAGCATCCACAATGGGAGCTTTTAAGGGAATCCTTATAAGGCGTGGAGTCCACTTTTTTAGAGTTTGTGTAAAAAAGAATTCTTAAAATCTTTTGATAAGGATTGATCCTTACACTGTTCACGGGTCCCATTGACTACGTGACGGCCCGCGaatggtcattttttttttttttttttttttaaatccaaaatatccaagATTAATTCGAAATGCCCTTGTGCTAAGGACTCCAATGAATCTCACCATTGCGGATGGTCTTATGTtccatttgtttgttttttcataaCAAGTAACAGaaccaaaataaaacagaatTCCAAAACGGTCGAATATCATTTCTGATGGAGATTTTTGAGTATTTCGTGCTAGATCGATCGTCTGTTATATTAACCGCGaaatggtttttaaaaaatcttaatattattttcaattccacttgtatatgtttatatttcctgcatttttagaaattatttgTGTAGTTGAGTAGATATGACAATTCAAAACTTAGAGCAGATTCGTCCAACGAAAAACCTTAGCATATGAAAACTTATTGGGCCTTATAATGGCCCCACGAAGCATCCGGAGACAGCAGTGAAacataggggtgggcacttcggttattttatcggttcggttcgaattcggttcggtttagtaGGTTCGGTTCTAGAATTTTTCCAGCTGAAGTAAACCATAGTTAGTTTAGTTTGGATCGATTTCGGTTCAGTTATGTTCGGTTCAGTTTATATTCGGTTTGGCTTGTATTCGATTCGGTTTATATTTCGATTCAGTTCGGTTTAATCGGATTTCTCTTAGTTTATTTATTGTACAAGAAATCATGTTTTAATACATACATGTATGGTTGTCATGAAATAATCGCGTTGgacataataaaaaattaagtatgTAAATTAAATTCAATTTAATTAGACTTGGCTTAAGTtttaattttagggtttaaaagtATACgctattgaaaaaaattaacatgGAAATTATGTGGGTTTAATGacgaatattacaaaagttAGACAAAGTGTCATggaaatcaaattatattaagatttaCTTCGTGCAAAAAGAAATTAATGGGcttaatattatgattttaatatcttgatattattaatattttaaatttaaataactataaaaacaCTTCGGtttatcggttcggttcagtttaaACCAAACTGAACTGAACCGTTCGGGTTAGAAAAATCTCAACTGAAAAATTTGAAATggactttggtttggttcgaaTCGGTTTTGGTTCAGTTAGTTCGATtcgatcggttcggttcggtttttttgtcCACCCCTAGTGAAACAGACATAATGGACATTTGAAACACACACACGTGGAATCACATGTTCAAATAGTTTTGCACAGCATTAAAAGTGGTCGTTAAGCTCAGTGGGAGTGTTTTTAGATACAGCCACATGGATTCTGTTTCCAAATATACAAtgctatataaataatttatttaaatttcaactgcAAGCATCATTAGCATGtgatttcaaatattaaaaagtatacCAATAATGatgatttcatatatttttttacgtttTGGTTTCGTCAAAATCTGGATGCTTCTTTGCATTCGTCAAAAGCACAACAATCTTCTACTAATATAATCCCAGTTGTATTATATTAGAAcatttaaaaagatatataacactgattttattttatttttgtaacttcTCTCATACTATTtctaggaaaaaaacattacaaaacTAATCCGCCGAGAAAGCAGCCAATTTTACCCCCAAAATTTTTCTGTCCGAGTACACGGTCCACCGACAAATGGTTTGATGAACCAGTGACGAAATTGTCCAATTCCAGTTCTTTGGTTTAAGCTTCATTGTGAAACTCTCTATTCATCTTCTTTTCAAACCGGAAACCGGTTTTAGTAAACTGGAGTACATAAATAACAGGATTAGAagttattctttttctttttggtcaaCGGATTACAAGTTATTCAGACAGTGAAAAGATAACAACTTACTTCGGTAATCTCTGTGCTAAACCCGGACCGGTATAACCACCATCCGGTTCACTCGCAGACGGAGTTCCCGCATATTGAACCGAAACAAAACCACCATTAGCTTTTCCGGTGTCTACTAACGGAGATCTCCCGGAGCTATCGGCTGCTCTCGGAGATAATCCTGAAATTttcagaagaaacaaaaaaaaacagtcaagattaataaaaaaatgacaATTAGCAAAACGCAAACGCAATCGCAAATTAATCAAACCACACCTTGCAAAACGAGGACAAAGAAGAATATAACGGTGAGAAGCGTGGCCAGTACATTCCCGAGAGAAGAAGCCGCAGACGCAGCTTTAGCCGCTCTCGATTTCTTCAAAGCTCTCATACGTTCGACCCTCGCGCGTTTCAGTATCGCCAGTTCAGCGATCTCTCTTATCAGCTTCCGGTCCGCTGCGTCTAGAGACGGTCCGCGCGGCGGACGGGGAGGCTTCGACGCTGATTTCTTGCGGTTCTCCTTCCGATCGCTCCTTCCCCATCCCGGTTTACTGATCGCAGACTGAACCGGAGTCGCGTCGTTTTCTAACGAACCGACGGTTTCTTCTCCGGTTATTACCGGTTTGTTATCTGTAGAAGTCGGTATCAATGGCTTCTCCGGCGATTCATTGATGCAGTGGACGAGTCCTTTCTCAAGATCGACATCAAAATCGAGACTCATTCCCATTATCCACTCAAAACGAGATAACAGAACCAAAACAGAACACAGCTTCACACTTTAGACAAGAATCGAAGTTCTCTTAGGTCTTGAATCTCTAATCAAGATCTATTACCGATAGAGATGAAATGACACGCTGCACGCATATGCAAACTAGATGTCTCTGTGTTTGAGTTTGTCTTATATTGACGCTTGTGACGACGCGTTTAATAGCCAAAGCAAGTAAATAATTGAATTACAGCTAACACGTTGTCTCCAGAAGCAAATTAATCTGcaaaaataaaatcacaaactttattttttttataattaataaagaaaatattttattgcaGAATATAGACAATTACCAAATCGAAAATCACGtggtatatatatagaaaaaaatgaaagtagAGAGATTGAATTGAAGTTTAGTTGATGCTTTTATTCAAGATACTGTCAAAAGTAGGTAACTAATCTCGGACATGAAGCAAGGAACAGCTGTGTTATTGCTTTTTTCGGTGCCGTGACTTAGGGGaaaaacatattaattaattgaAATGAATTAAATTCTTTTTCATCGAATCAAATACGAAAAAAACTGAACGAAAATGTTGtgaataaaattagaaaagtaTTTGAAACCTGTTGTTGTACCTTGAAACGAAAGAGAAGGAGACTCAGATCCGATACTGAAGAGATGATCAGATGAGTAGAGAGACCGAGGAGAAAATGGCGGATTAATTGTCCGAGTTCAGACcgattcaaaaaagaaaactaaatcaggacaaagaaaaagaaagagttaTACACACATTTGTCGAAATATAGATGGTTTTATTCTGAGATTTTGACAacgaaataaattaaataatatgatGGAAAAAAAGACAGCAGAGTTGAATTCGAAACAGATATAGAAGTGTGTTGTGTTCGGACATGTGTTGCTGTCCTAAATATAAACTGAGATTACGCATGTGAGCTTTTCTCCAGCAGGGAAGCTTCACGTCACCGACGCAGAGAGAAATGGGCCAAATATTCTTTATTCCATTTAGATCCTCTTTTTCAGTTTTTCATGCTTTTGCACCTGTAAATATTAATTTGGCCTCTACTACTATTCAAATTTAGGAAGTCACAAAcattttaactaaattttttaaaataactctTTCTATTGTTTCAAGACTATACTATGTGTACATATTAAGTCTtttaaatttggaaaccagAACTAAAATTTATTACTTTATCTAGAACTGATCCTGTTTATTACAACTCTTTTTGTTCGTtggatattttgtttttttcatatattaaaattaaatttgttatttttgtatGAAATGACAAGAAAAATCAAGACCAGGACAGAATCAGGTAGACAGAGACAAATATGGCGACATGTATTGTCATACATTGAAGAATTTGGACCCAATTTGATCACTATAATAGtataactaggataagacccgcgccttgcgcgggattaagttattatttttgttatattttggagaatgaaacaatagtttggcttcatttggattacgggtgttcaatccggatatcgggttggtttcggttcggttcggtttttttttgtatttggttagtaaaatataaccactattctaaatccatatttactttgactttagtctttcacatacttttgaaagatttcaactggacgactaaattgatcagtcaatcttgttgctttaaatcattagtgtttatatatatatatatatatatatatatatatattatttagtttgaatatttattaaataaaaattcatatgcgttatattttatgatcatttttaacttattataacaaaaaaataatctattgatcacaaaattttcagagtgagaatattcaaatttctaataatatatagacgttttgaaaaattcaaatataacatataagaaaaaatataaatgtttttattatatatttaatgtgattttttaatatctttcaataatataaaattaaaaaaaagaactaagataccaaaattgttatcaaatatttattattcataataattaattttcatatatacgttaatcatattaggtaatttcgtagcttctaattaaggaaagtgcaaaaaacattttggtagattatttatcaattcgatagttagtttaataaaaaatataatgtaagtcaagatggaccaacctatttttctaagaatagtatattttatatagtcatttattaaatgagaatttataatcatacagttctatgatcattcatatcattttataactgaatatttaaatcatcgataacaaaattttcaatgtgaaatctttaataagtttataatttataaatgtttttgaaaattcattgaaagttttaatattaaaatatttatgtaatcttatggtatatagtataatctatatatatatataaatatatatgttttattattaaatgatattttttactcatatggttttaaaataatgtgtatcttcttataatattaaataaaagttcatattaatacaattttatgatcatttgtaacttattatgacaaaaaaataatctattgatcacaaaattttttgagtggggatcttcaaatttctaataatttatagacgttttgaaaaattcaaaatataacatataagaaaaattataaatttttttattatatatttaatgtgatttttaaatatattttaataatataaaattaaaaaagaactatgatacaaaaattgttatcaaatatttattattcattataattaattttcacatatacgttaatcatattaggtatcgtagcttttatttaaggaaagtgcaaaacatttttggtacgttatttatcaattcgatagttagtttaataaaaagtgtaatataagttaagatggaccaacctatttttctaggaatagtatattttgtatagttatttattaaataagaatttataatcatacggttctatgatcgttcatatcgttttataacaaaatatttaaatcatcgataacaaaattttcaatctgaaatctttaataagtttataatttataaatgttcttgaaaattcattgaaagttttaatattaaaatatttatgtaatcttatggtatatagtgtttaatatatatatatatatatatatatatatatatattattttattattaaatgatattttttactcatatggttttaaaatcatgtgtatcttcttataataaaaatgttaaaccattgatcattaatttttaacataataattttaatagttttagtcatttattatcgtttttaaaaattcaaaatatgacatatacgaaaaaatctaaattttatttttatagctaatttgattgtttaatttattttaataatataaaattaaacaaaaaatgatggaggagatatacattgttatcaaatctttattattaaactcattaattgtcatatatatattagtcatttatggtaattccgtaggttttatttaaggaaagaaaatatcatatcatatcattatatcatatagtttgaccaacttatgtatctaacaacatataaaaatcgaatgtggacctacttatttttcaattgaatgtaattgactacctaattgagtgccacctatgcattggggcatcttttaattaatacaaaattgaggttacatcttttcaaatgtttctcaattaatatataagggattccCATCGGGCCCAGTTtacaaatatctaaaaataacgACCTCAACGAGAAACGCTCTCGCGCAACGCTGTGAAATATAGTGATTAGGTCCCTTGACTGTTAAATACTTTGTGATTTATCTCACAAGTATCTAATTATGAACCTAACCTCGCGCTTAAAGAGAAAGCTCGTCAAAAAcgtctttttttattttgtcgcAACGCGTCAAATTCGTCACCAAATACGTAACTCCAGTTTCTACTTTCATCCCAACGAAATCAATAATTCTAGATAAATTAGAAGGCATGGAGGTGTCTGATTGGTAGGGAGCTATTCACATCCCACTTACAgacaacattaaaaataaacgGTCCGCTTTCAAAATAATACCGTGGCCCCATGATCCATGAAAGTAACTTGTTCCACATTAGACCTTTTTTGAGAAAAACATTCATAGACACTTTACAGTTTCTTACCACGTTTATAATTTGTCtgtataagtaaaatatacatttatgttCTTAATGGATTACTATGGTTACACACAGGGGCAGatctagaaaataatataaCCTGGGGCacgataaatataaaaatataaaatttaatttagtatattaaatcaaattattcttttaaaagacattcataattaaaaaaatatcttaatttaaatgaattaaaaaccagttttcatattttaaatgtttgttttaaattatatattgcacataataattttattatgaaaactaATTCCTTTAGTTGTTATTTTAATCTGACTACTAAAAATGAACTTAGTAAAATAATTGTTACAacaaaatttgaataaattatattcttttactttggaaaatcattttaaagaaagaaggaaaacaaataattattaaaaagaaagaactgTTTTAGACTTTGGTAGCAAAAACAAGGAAATAAGAGAGAAGTTGTCATTTACGAAAAGGTGAATCAAGAGTGCGCAAGATAAAATGAAAGAACAAAACCCGTAGCTCATGTTTCGAACAATGAGTGGGTGGAGCACATATAAGCCTTTAAAGCCAATTAAGCTACATACTTGTGTCTATATATTTCTTACACAAGGATTATATAATATCAGTATGTGGCACGTGCCACACCCATACTGTACTTGGGTCCGCCCCTGGTTACACAGCAAACATCATGAACCTTTTTTACTCCACGTAATAATTTTTGAGTTGGTTCAAAAAAATCTGCATAAATTTCCATAACGAGGAGTTattaatgaattttaatatCATGGGAGAAAACTATGGAAAGAAACATGTGGAAATTTTTTTGGGTAGCGAAGACTAGACCAGTCAACTTCTGTCAGCCATACCATTGTACCGGCAtttatactatactaaaaggagaaTAAAGTGAGTAGAGAAATTGTTCACGTAGACTGATTAATTTAAACCTATCAGAATTTGCCATGTCAGCTTAATTAACATGTCATCAGCTTACAATTACAATCACTAAACTAAAACAGGTAGAGATGTCAAACGGGTTGATCCGTCCCGTTCCATCCCGTACCGCAGCGGGCTCATCACTTTGCCGGTCACTGCGGGTCAGGTCCGCGCGGGCTGCGGTCTCCAAAAGGTCATCCCAAACCCGTACCGCCAAATGCACACTCCTTTGCAGGCTGTCCCGCGGGACATACGTCAATGTAGTGTATCCGATCATGCTTGACACTGCAGGCCGTTCCAGAACACTTCCTAACGCATCTTCAGAGCTGTGAATAGAAAATCTGTATTCTAGCACAGCAGCAGTGTATGGTGTAACAGCTGTATCGCCTTCTTTCCTTAGTAATGTATCCAACTCAGGCCACAATGCTTCTCGCCTGCAAGAGATAGCAAACTGagcttagaaaataaaaataaaaacaaatgtcCAAAGTAGAAATGTAAATAGACAAAGTAAGTACCATGCAGTGCAGTCATCTTCAATACACTGGTCATCATCTCCAAGACCAACTTGTACAAGATGCTGTGCACCTGAAACAAACCAAGTCATCATGTTAGAAAACAATAATACAAACACATCAAAACGAATgatcaaaacaaagaaacaaaacaaaccttGTTCAACAAGAATGTCATCTACAACTTTGGCAACCTGCAACACATATTGTCTGTTTCCTAATTCAAAAACACCATACTTCAAGTTCTTGAGCCAGTCTCCTCTGTCATTCCCCTGTAACTCACATGACACATGTACAAAACTTGAGACACAAGTAAACATAAGACACACGTTACAACAACTAACTGACCCCAAGCAACAAAAGACTCACCTCGGTGAACCATTTATAGAATCTCGCCGCATTGTCTGTTGGCTCACCGTCTCCATATCTACACAACCAAGAttgtaaaaatcaaaatcaacttcaacaaaaacaaaaccagatcttagaaaaaaaagactaacgtggctaagaagaagaaagccatatcctctttcttcaacttCTCCTCGtactcatcatcatcagcagCATAATCGTCCTGTTAAAACAAATCAGAACCATATCAAAATAACAACAAAGAAAGGTTTAAGCtttattaaagggtattatACCAAATCAACCATTTTGAATCTGATCTTCTCGTATCTTGCTTTAGATTTCATCATCTTCACTCTGTTTTGAATCAAAGCAACTCACTTTAGCAAACCCTTCAGCAGTTCTGGTCTGGTGTACCAAAAAAGATTGTAACTTGCTTCCTCCCATCATCAACCTCGTCATCACCAATGCATGTAAAGAAGCTCCGCTGATGCAGCTCGAGCACGATGTGGTCACCGGAAGGCGGAAACACTATCGCCTGCCAGACATCGAACATGTACGGCCATCGTTGGAGCTCCATTTCTTCTCACGGTCGTCGTCGAAGCTCCATCGCCtttcactctctctttcttttcgtTTTCAGGTGAAGAAAGAAACGAAATCGACGAAGCTTCCAGATGCTGTTCTATGGGCTGTCCCGCGGGTAATGAGGGCCGTACCGCTTTGAACCCGAAACCGAACAAGCTCCGTCCCGTAAGGCCCGCTTTATTGTGGGTCATGAATACTTAGGCCCAAACCCGCCCCGCCACAGGTTTTAACGGGCCAGGCCAGCGGGACAAGCCTTCTGTTGACATCCCTAAAAACAGGCCAAGTCGAGAGTTTGTTTGGTTCCTACCGAAACCCAGACCCAAAAAAATTATTGCCGTTCCCTTCTAAATCTCAGGCAACCTAACTATTCCTCTTCTTCAACGTTTAGGCTCTGACTGGTGACCTTTTCGGGAACACGAGGAACAAATAGGAAAGGAACGTATAGGAATAAAATTGCAGGAATTGGAAGGAATGCTTGTTCCTTGTCAAATTAGAAGAAACTGAATGTAAGTTTTTTATAGTTTGGTCTGAGTATAATCACATACATGCTTTCTAATCTTTTCTTTGATATGTTTTCCCTGACTGTGGCTGTTAGAAGAAGtaattatatattcatataatgtCTCTGAAGGTCTTGAAACGTGAAAAATGCTTTGTCTGCTACTCCTTTCCTTAATATAACACTTTATAGCTTAATTCCAGTATCTAGATTATTTGAGAATTGGTCAAACCTACTGA
The Brassica napus cultivar Da-Ae chromosome A1, Da-Ae, whole genome shotgun sequence DNA segment above includes these coding regions:
- the LOC106397304 gene encoding uncharacterized protein LOC106397304, which produces MGMSLDFDVDLEKGLVHCINESPEKPLIPTSTDNKPVITGEETVGSLENDATPVQSAISKPGWGRSDRKENRKKSASKPPRPPRGPSLDAADRKLIREIAELAILKRARVERMRALKKSRAAKAASAASSLGNVLATLLTVIFFFVLVLQGLSPRAADSSGRSPLVDTGKANGGFVSVQYAGTPSASEPDGGYTGPGLAQRLPNLLKPVSGLKRR
- the LOC111199457 gene encoding cell wall / vacuolar inhibitor of fructosidase 1 — protein: MKNSSAVTSPLSLSLFLLFLLPFLAQSSDDLIDTICKATPFFDLCEASLRPLSPSPPDTKSIASAMANVVLGNMTDTLGYIQSLIRHSQDPAAERALAQCAEVYRPVVRFNIPQAIEAMGRGEFGFAMYVLGDAQKQSDSCQKWINSAGADDESSVPLTARNKLVKNLCDVAISVIKSLMNGR
- the LOC106400032 gene encoding cell wall / vacuolar inhibitor of fructosidase 1 gives rise to the protein MMKTMMMMAMMMGVAMGDIVDKTCKQTPDYSLCLSLLRSDPRSSSADTVGLGLILVDKIKALGTETLGQINMAYKTKPMLKKPLDECNLRYKTIVDVDVHTAIIAIRGNPKFAEGAIVDAGVEASVCEGGFPKGQSPITGLTQKMNKICDVTRAIVRMLL